Within the Luteimonas sp. JM171 genome, the region GCGCAGCGCGTCCTCCTGGGAGGCGCCCAGGAACAGGCGCTGGTGTTCGCGCAGCGCTTCCTCCACCTCGCGGTTGCGCGGCAGCGAGGCGTCATCGTGGATGCCAAGGCGCTCGGCGGCCTTGAGCTTGGCCATGCGGAAGTCGCCGATGCCGCCCTCTGACATCAGGCGGGCCGCCTCGCGCGCCACGCGCATGCGCCGCTCGCGGGTCCGGCCTTCGGCGCGCTGGCGGGCATGGTGCATGTCGTTCTCCCTGGCCGAAGCGTGCCGAGCACTGTAGCCGAACCGGCACACGGCCGCCGGCCGGGCCCGCGACCATCAGAAGATGTCGAACACTTCCTCGGCCGGCATGGAGTCGTCGAACGGGTCGTCCACCTCGGCCGCCATGCGCTCAAGGTCCTCGACCTTGACGTACTCGGTGCGGCCCCCCGAACCCGGCGGCAGCAGCCGGCCACCGGCGCTCACGCTCACCTCGACCATGCCGCTGGGCAGGTCGTGCGGCATCGGCGGCGCGTCCTCCAGCGCCACGCCCATGAATTCGATCCACACCGGCAGCGCGGCCCGGCCCCCGTACTCACGCCGGCCCAGCGAGCGGTTGTCGTCGCGGCCGACCCACACCGTGGTGACCAGGTCGCCGCCGAAGCCGACGAACCAGGCGTCGCGGTAGTCGTTGGTCGAGCCCGTCTTGCCGCCGACGTCCTCCCGGTCCAGCGCCAGCGCCGCGCGCCCGGTGCCGCGCCTGACCACGTCGCGCATCATCGACACCATCTGCCATGCGACGCGCTCGTCGATGGCCCGCGGGGCCACGATGAACTCGTCATCGGCCTCGCGCAGGACGATGCCCTCGTCCGTGGCCGAGTCGATGCCCGCTTCCGATTCCACGGTTTCCGCCGCTGGCGCGGGTTCCGGCTCGGGTTCCGGTGCCGCCGGGCCGAAGTTGAAGCCATCCACGATATGCGAGCGCGACGGCGTCACCGGCTCGCCGGCCGCCACGGCTCCGCCGGTGGCGCAGCCGCGGCAGGCCCGGGCCGGGTTGGCCTCGAACACCAGCTCACCGTTGCGGTCGTGTACCTGGTCGATGAACCACGGCGTGACCCGGAAGCCGCCGTTGGCAAACACCGCATAGCCGCGGGTGACGTCCAGCGGCGTGAGCGAGGGCGTGCCCAGCGAGATCGAGAGGTTGGGCGGCAGCTCGGATTCGTCGAAGCCGAAATGGCTGATGTAGCGGCGGGCATAATCCACGCCAATGGCATCCAGTACCCGTACCGACACCAGGTTGCGGGACAGGGCGAGCGCGTCGCGCAGCTGCATCGGGCCCATGAAGCGGCCATCGGCATTGCCCGGGCGCCAGTCCTGCCCGCGGCGCATGCGGAACACCACCGGCGCGTCGGGCACGATCGAAGCCGGGTTGAAGCCTTTTTCAAATGCGGCGGCGAAGATGAACGGCTTGAACGCCGAGCCGGGCTGGCGCCGTGCCTGGGTGGCGCGGTTGAACTTCTGGCCGGCGAAGCTGAAGCCGCCCACCAGCGCCCGCAGCGCGCCGTCGTCGTATTCCATGGAAATGAGCGTGCCCTGGGCACGCGGCAGCTGGCCCAGAAGCCAGCTCACCTCCGGCTCCGCGGCGCCGTCCTCGTCCCCGGTCGAGGACGCGGTTTCCACCCTGCGCACGCGCACCAGATCGCCGCGTTCCACCAGCGCCGACGGCGCGCGCCGGGTCCAGGCGCTGGAGTCCGAGTCCAGGGTCACCGTGGTGCCGTCGGCGAGGACCACGTCGGCAGTGCCTTCCCCGCTGCGCAGGACGATCGCCGGACGCAGGCCGGACTGGGCCGGGATCCCGCGCAGGCGCTCGGCCGCAGCTTCGGCATCCTCGTCATCGCCCAACTCGAAGCTCTGCTCCGCGCCGCTCCAGCCGTAGCGGTGGTCGTAGTTGATCAGCCCCTCGCGCAGGGAGGCCTCGGCGGCCGCCTGCAGGCGCGGGTCGATGGTGGTGGTGACGTGGTAGCCCTTGGTCAGCACGTCGCCGCCATAGCGGGCGATCATTTCCTGGCGCACCATCTCGGCCACGTAGGGCGCGTACACCTCCACCGGCCGCTCGTGCGGCTTGGCGTGCATGGGGGTGGCCTTGCCCTCGCGCTCGGCGGCCTCGTCGATGTAGCCCAGCTCGCGCATGCGCTGCATCACGTAGTCGCGGCGGATGCGGGCCCGCTCCGGGTTGGTGATGGGGTTGCCGCTGGAGGGGAACTTGGGGATCGAGGCCAGCACCGCGGCCTCTTCCAGGGTCAGCTCGTCCAGGGTCTTGCCGTAGTAGAACTCCGCCGCCGCGGCCACGCCGTAGGAGCGGTTGCCGAAGAAGCTCTTGTTGAGATAGAGCTCGAGGATCTCGTCCTTGGTCAGCTCGCGCTCCATCTTCAGCGCCAGCAGCATCTCGGCGAACTTGCGGGTGAAGCTGTACTCGGAGCTGAGGAAGAACTGCCGTGCCACCTGCTGGGTGATGGTGGAGCCGCCGGGCACGCGCTGGTCGTCGGTGGTCGCCAGCAGCCAGATCGCGCGGGCGACGCCGCGGTAGTCGATGCCGTGGTGGTCGTAGAAGCGCGCGTCCTCGATGGCGATGAAGGCCTGCTTGACCTGGTCCGGCACCTCTTCGATCTGCACCGGGTAGCGGCGGGTCTCGCCAAACAGCGCCATCAGCCGGCCGTCGTTGGCATAGACGTACAGTGGCTCCTGCATCTCGATGTCGCGCAGCGCCTCCACGTCGGGCAGGCGGGCCGAGACCACGAAGTACAGCGTGGCGAGGGTCAGCGCGCCGAGCACGCCCAGACCCAGGATCGCGATGGCGAGCCAGCGCAACAGGCGTTTCAGGGATGGCATTCGGAGGTCGGGCCGGGCAGTGGTCGTGGCCGCGGATTATAGATGACGACCGTTCCCCGGCCGCATCCGCGCGTTCCGGCGTTCAGCCCGGGCGAAGGGCCGCCGAACTGCGGCGGGGGGCACGGTTCGGCCATGTTGGCTGTTGCCAATGCGTGAAAAGTCCGTTATCAAATGCCCCGGGGCACGAAGCGCGCCTGCAGCGCCCGTGACAATAGGGGAAAACCGTGGGGTTATTTACTAAAAGCCAGCCACCGCTCGTGGGCGTCGACATCAGCTCCACGGCGGTCAAACTGCTGCAGCTCTCCCGCAGCGGCGAGCGCTACCGCGTCGAGCACTACGCGGTTGAGCCGCTGCCGCCCAACGCGGTGGTGGAGAAGAACATCGTCGAGGTCGAGGCCGTGGGCGAGGCCATCGCCCGGGCCATGGCGCGCTCGGGCAGCAAGGCCAAGCACGCCGCGGCGGCGGTGGCCGGCTCGGCGGTCATCACCAAGCACATCCCGATGCCGGCCGACCTGGACGAGGAAGAGATGGAGTCGGCCGTCGAGCTGGAGGCGGTCAACTACATCCCCTATCCCATCGAGGAAGTGAACCTGGACTTCGAGGTCCTCGGCCCGATGCCGGGCAACGAGGAGATGGTGCAGGTGCTGCTGGCGGCCTCGCGCTCGGAGAACGTCGAGGGCCGCGCCGAGGCGCTGAAGCTCGGCGGGCTCACCGCGAAGGTGATCGACGTGGAGGCATTCGCGATCGAAAACGCCTTCCAGCTGCTGGCCGGCACGCTCGACACCCCGCACGACGGCATCGTGGCGCTGGTGGACATCGGCGCCACCATGACCACGCTCAACATCCTTCGCGAGGGGCGCAGCCTTTACAGCCGCGAACAGGTGTTCGGCGGCAAGCAGCTGACCGACGAGGTCATGCGCCGCTACGGCCTGAGCTACGAGGAGGCGGGCCTGGCCAAGCGCCAGGGCGGGCTCCCGGAGAGCTACGAGATCGAGGTGCTGGAGCCGTTCAAGGAAGCGCTGGTGCAGCAGATCAGCCGCCTGCTGCAGTTCTTCTATGCCGGCAGCGAGTTCAACCGCGTCGACCAGATCGTCCTGGCCGGCGGCTGCGCTTCCATCGCTGGGGTCCCGGAGA harbors:
- a CDS encoding penicillin-binding protein 1A — its product is MPSLKRLLRWLAIAILGLGVLGALTLATLYFVVSARLPDVEALRDIEMQEPLYVYANDGRLMALFGETRRYPVQIEEVPDQVKQAFIAIEDARFYDHHGIDYRGVARAIWLLATTDDQRVPGGSTITQQVARQFFLSSEYSFTRKFAEMLLALKMERELTKDEILELYLNKSFFGNRSYGVAAAAEFYYGKTLDELTLEEAAVLASIPKFPSSGNPITNPERARIRRDYVMQRMRELGYIDEAAEREGKATPMHAKPHERPVEVYAPYVAEMVRQEMIARYGGDVLTKGYHVTTTIDPRLQAAAEASLREGLINYDHRYGWSGAEQSFELGDDEDAEAAAERLRGIPAQSGLRPAIVLRSGEGTADVVLADGTTVTLDSDSSAWTRRAPSALVERGDLVRVRRVETASSTGDEDGAAEPEVSWLLGQLPRAQGTLISMEYDDGALRALVGGFSFAGQKFNRATQARRQPGSAFKPFIFAAAFEKGFNPASIVPDAPVVFRMRRGQDWRPGNADGRFMGPMQLRDALALSRNLVSVRVLDAIGVDYARRYISHFGFDESELPPNLSISLGTPSLTPLDVTRGYAVFANGGFRVTPWFIDQVHDRNGELVFEANPARACRGCATGGAVAAGEPVTPSRSHIVDGFNFGPAAPEPEPEPAPAAETVESEAGIDSATDEGIVLREADDEFIVAPRAIDERVAWQMVSMMRDVVRRGTGRAALALDREDVGGKTGSTNDYRDAWFVGFGGDLVTTVWVGRDDNRSLGRREYGGRAALPVWIEFMGVALEDAPPMPHDLPSGMVEVSVSAGGRLLPPGSGGRTEYVKVEDLERMAAEVDDPFDDSMPAEEVFDIF
- a CDS encoding pilus assembly protein PilM; protein product: MGLFTKSQPPLVGVDISSTAVKLLQLSRSGERYRVEHYAVEPLPPNAVVEKNIVEVEAVGEAIARAMARSGSKAKHAAAAVAGSAVITKHIPMPADLDEEEMESAVELEAVNYIPYPIEEVNLDFEVLGPMPGNEEMVQVLLAASRSENVEGRAEALKLGGLTAKVIDVEAFAIENAFQLLAGTLDTPHDGIVALVDIGATMTTLNILREGRSLYSREQVFGGKQLTDEVMRRYGLSYEEAGLAKRQGGLPESYEIEVLEPFKEALVQQISRLLQFFYAGSEFNRVDQIVLAGGCASIAGVPEMVEEQLGVPTTVANPLAHMTLGSRVQAHALAQDAPALMIACGLALRSFD